TGCGTTCAATAACGAACTGTTTTTTACACGCCGCATGCTGCGTGCTGGCCGTAACTTCAGTATAAACTGGAAAGTGAATCAACGCTATTCCGATATTTTCAGCGAACCTGAAAACAGCACGGCGTTTTTTACTGAATCAGGCACACTAACGCGCACGCAACGCCAGCGAAACCTGCAGGACGATGTACGCAGCGAACAAACGTTGAATGTGTCGTGGACAGAGCCGGTAGGGAAATTTTCGAAACTGGTAATTAGTGCTGATGCCAATACCCGCACGCTGAAAAACGACCGTAACGTATATAAGGTCGATTCGCTCAACAGTACTGTGCTTGAGTTTCAGCCCACGCTGAGTAATGATTTTGAATATACGTTCCGTTATGCTTCGGCCGGACTCCGCTACAACTTCGAAAAGAAAAAGAAAAGCATTACCGTGGGTGCTGCTGTCCGCCAGTCGCAACTGATAGGCCGTTCGCTCGATCAGCCCGGCAACAGCAGCGGTGTGTTTACCAATGTGCTGCCCTTTTTCCGTTATAACTACGATTTCAGCAAGGTGAGAAAACTCTGGATTGTGTATTCGAGCGATCTTACGCCGCCTGATATTTCGAGCCTGAATCCGGTGGTAGATGTATCAGACCCGCTCAATATCTCGTCGGGCAATGCGCTGCTGCGACCAGAAGAGCTGCACAATTTATTTATTCAATACATGGCTCCTGATCCTACCGGCAATTTTACGTTTGTGGTGAGTTCCAATTTCTCGCGCTCGTTGCACGCCATTGTTAACAGTGTATCGCTTGATACGCTTGGCCGCCGTTTTTCAATGCCGGTAAACGGTAAGCCGAGAGACAATGGCTATGTGATGATGTTCATAGAAGGAAAGGTGGAGAAATTGAAGAGTTCGGTCAACTTTACACTAACGCCTACTTACGGTCAAACCTGGTCGGTTATTAACGCTGCCAACAACCGGAACACAAGTCTCAGTAACGAAGCCATTCTGGGCTGGCGCTTTTTACCTTCTGATAGTTTTGAATTGGGAGCAAGAGCTTCGCTGATCGTATCCGACGGAAGATATACACTGACACCGCAAAACAACAACCGTTTTATTACGCAAACCTACACCGCCTCACTGTTGTGGCAAACCAAATGGGGATTTGTACTTGAATCGGCATTCGACTATACCATCGCCACCAATCAGAATACCGGCATTCAAACCCGTTTTCCGCTCTGGAATTCATCGGTATCTTACATGTTCCTGAAAGGCAAAAAAGGACAGATGAAGCTCAATGTATTTGATATGCTGAATACCAATACCGGCATTGAGCAGAATGTGGAGGATACCTTTGTGGAAATACAACGTTACACTACGCTGCGCCGCTACGTGATGCTGAGTTTCACTTACAAAATTGGTAAGGCGCCGGAAACAATGGATGGCCCGCGTGGCGGACGACGGATGATGATGATGCACAGGTAAGTGGAAGATGAATTCTAATTAGTTGAAGGCGACTCGGAGTCGCCTTTTTTTGTTTGTGAAATCAGGTAAGCGATTCCATTTAACAATATTCCAACCAAAACGTATGCGTAGGCAATAATCAGGAACGTAGTGAATTTATGTTGCCACAGGTAGCAAATTAGTATTGCAATGCAGAGATAAAAAATGGAAATGATTCCGCTTACGAAAAATACCGTTGATTCAAAATCGTTGTCATCATCTTCTGTATTACTATCAATAATAAAATTCTCTAATGTGTGAATGCTTAAGAATGAAAGTGACAGATTTATCGCATACCAGGTAATGGAGAAGCAGGCAACGAATGAAAAGATAGCGATATAATCCTTTTGAGAATAAACGCAGGTTTCAGTAAATAAATAGCCACAAACCAGAACGGAATATTGCCAGCAAGCGAAAGCGCAATACTTCTGATATTCAAAGGTAGTTTTTGAAAGTCTTCAATCCAGCTCATTGTATATGGATAAGTGTTGAATTATAAATATACAAAAAAGCCCGTTGTTTGCTTCAAAACAACGGGCCAGACCGGGGATGTAAACAATGCTTAATTTCGGGGAGGCGGCATCATGATATCGCGGTTTTGCATCATTTTGCGGCGGAAATCGACTTCCAGCAGTTTGAATTCGGCGGCAGTAACCTGTTTGCCTTTCGGTGTTTTTATTTCTTTTGTTTTTACTGTTTTTGAAAATCCGGTAGCCACCGTATGTATGCGTCCGTTGTCCACATCATATTCCAGAATCATTCCTTTTAGTTCGCCGGAAGCTTCAGGGCCGGCGCTCAGGGCAAATCCTTCGGCGTACCACGCTACAATGGGAATTGTGTCAAGCACCGAATCAAGTTTCATCTCTTCATTAATGAACTGCATTTGTTTTGTCCAGCGCACGTGTTGTGTGGTAGCTTTGCGGCAGGTATAACCGAGAATGGTTTTGGTTTCGGGGCTTAGTGTCCAGCTTTCGGGCGTGAGTGTATCATTCACGATATATACATTTTTTCCCAGTTCGCGCAGGCTGCTTTTTTTACGTTTTTCGTAATCTGTAAATACTTCAGTATTGTCGGAAGCGCCAATTACATGAACCACCAAACCATCTTCACCGCTGTCGTTGGTGTTGGTACTTTCCTGTACGTTGCGCAGCAGTGTTTGTTTGCCCGAAAAGAGCAGTTCGAGTTTTTGGGTAATTACATGTTCGCCGCCGCCGCCGGGAGGCTGGAATTGCGGCGGAGCCTGAAATTTTACCTTTACCGTACGGGTATATGAAATGGTTCCTTCGGTAATTTGTGCACACAACGCACTTCCTGCGAGCATAAACAGGGGCAGGATTTTCATAACATGGATGTTCATAGTCGTTTTTTTTTAATGCTCCAAAAATAGATTGTACGGCTACCGGGCGGGGTTAACAGACTATGATCTGTGGTTAATTAAGGTTAAGGTTGAATTCACACAGTGAAAGCTCTTTTTATCTTAGTGCCATGATGTTTGTATTGTTAAAGTCAAAAAGCAAAATGCGGCTGCTTATGCTGCTGGCTATTTTGATGATTGCCGGGTTTCAGGTGGTTTGGTTGTTTGAAAGTTATCAGCGTGAAAACCGTTTGCTGCGTAATGAACTTTCGGCCATGTTTCGTGAAACGGCGCTTGGTGATTTATTTCCTGATATGCTGAAGGCTGATTCGTTAGCCGGAAACCGGTTATATACCAACCTGGGCGATAATGCGCAAATGATGGTTTTCCTGAATAAGGATTCTCAACTTCTTTCCGACTCTCCTGTGCGCTCAATTCCTCCCGGAATCGAGCGCCGGATTCACATTGTGTCCGGCAGAGAACAGCTGATGAATAACTTTGTATCGCCCGATAAATTACTGGCCGATTTCACCAAACAACTGGAAGAAGAAGGGTATTCGTTTCAGGTGAAAATTTTACCTGCAATGCCTTTCGATAAAAAACTCAAGTCGGTTGCGGATACAATTTATACGCACACTGTGCCGGTTTGTCTTTCCGAAAATCTGAAAAATCCGATTCCCGATGGATTTTATAATGCAGCCATCACCGGCTTCAAAACGCATTTGCTGAAACGTATCTGGCCACAGTTTGCGCTTTCGTTTCTGCTCATTTTTGTAACGGTGCTTGCATTTTATGTGCTGTGGCGCAATATGAATACACAGCAACAGTTGCTTCGCCAGAAAGATCAGCTGGTGAGCAATATTACACATGAACTGAAAACACCGGTAGCCACGGTAAGTGTGGCGCTCGAAGCCATTCAGCGTTTCGACTCGGCGGCCAGTCCGGAGCGTACCCGTGAATATCTTGCTATTGCCCGGCAGCAGTTGCAGCGCCTTAACCTGCTTATTGATAAAGTGCTTCGCCTGTCTATGTTTGAAGGCGGTAAAATTGAACTTAGTTTCTCAACCGTATCGCTGAACGAGCTTGCTGAAGAAGTGGTGCAGCCATTGAAATTGCAGTTTGAGTCGGCCGGAGGCGTGCTTTTATGGGAACCGGAAAACGAGCCGCTGACTATTTATGCCGATAAGCAACATATCACCAGTTTACTCTTTAACCTGCTCGACAATGCGCTGAAATACGGAGGTACGCCACCGGAAACCGTGCTGCGGATTTATTCCGAAACTGATTTTGCCGTGATGGAAGTGAGCGATAACGGAAGCGGAATCGATGAATCGTACCGGCAGAAAATATTTGAACCCTTCTTCCGAATACCCGGCAGGGGAAGCAGCCATAACGTAAAAGGACATGGTCTGGGATTAAGTTATGTGGCCGAAATAGTCAGGCTTCATCATGGCTCCGTGGAGGTAAAAAATCATGGAAAAGGTGCTGTATTTAGTGTAAAATTACCTTTGAATAATGGCTGAAGCGGTTAAACTTTTGTATGTGGAAGACGAGCCTTTTCTGGCGCGCATTGTGAAGGAAAGCCTCGAAGGACGTGGTTACGAAGTTGTGCATACGCCCGACGGGGCAAAGGTCTTGACACTGCTCGAACAATCGCTGCCTGATGTGTGTGTGCTTGATGTGATGCTGCCTAATGTGGACGGCTTCGAAATTTCGCGCGAAATAAAAACGCGCTATCCGCAGCTGCCGGTGTTGTTTGTGACCGCCAAAACCGAAGCGGGTGATGCCATTGAAGGCCTTCGAACAGGCGCGTTCGATTACATACGCAAGCCATTTAGTATGGAAGAATTAATTGTGCGTATTGAAAATGTGCTGCGCATTACACGCGCATTGCCACAACAAACAACAGAAGTGATGCTGGGCGACTACCTGCTCAACACACACCATCAGTTGCTGACTTATAAAACGGATCAGCCGCTCAAATTATCACACCGCGAGTGTGAACTCCTGCGCCTGCTCTGGCAAAACCGTAACGGCATTGCAGATCGTCGGCTCATCCTGCGAGCACTTTGGAACGACGACAGCTATTTCAACTCACGTAATCTGGATGTGTATATTACCCGCCTGCGCAACTACCTGCGCAGCGATGCGCGCGTGGAAATTATTACCGTAAAAGGGCAGGGCTACCGGTTTGTGTTACCGGAGAATTAAAAAAGTTTTTGGAGCGCTCAATTCTTTTACTCAATTCCTGGGCGCACCATTCACTTCGCTGGTACTGCCGGCTATTAGCGCGGCAAAGCGTTGTGTGGCCAAACTGTTTTGCGGCAGTGCGGTGGATGAAATAACCTGAAGTTTTTCTCGTTGTGTAAGGTGCCAGCTCAGCGCCACAGGCTCGCGGCTGCTGTGCTCAAGCTCAAAGTCAATTACATCAAGCGGGCAGCTTAGCCACGAGGAGGCATAGTCGAGCGCGCGGTCCTGATTGTAATTCTGCACACTGAAAAGATTGCCGTAAAAACTGCTGAGCGGCCGCGCAAGGCTGGCCGAAATGGTGTTGCTGCTTTGGGCTTCTACCTCCTTGCGTTTGCTGCGGTCGCGGGTTTGAAGGATAATTACACCCGAAGTGTTGGCTTCAATCCACGCGTTGAATGTATGCAGAAACAGAATAGTATTGTCCAGCCCGAAATTATCACGCATGCCCGCATCAAATACTTCAATAACCGGATTGCTCGGCAGTTCGGTAAGTGGTGTGATGTAGGGAAATGTAGCATTCATGCGCAGCACACTGGTAAAGCGCACCTCGTTTGCACCTTGCTTTTCAAACATGCGCAAAAACTCCACGCCATCAGGCAGGCGTTGATAGCTTACGTGGCTGCCCGGCTGTTCCTGCGTAAGCCATGATACATGCTGCGAACTGATCACCAGCTTGCGTCCGTCGGCAGCAATGGTGGGCGCAAAAATCATGGTCGGAATCAATGCTTTTTGCTCCGGCTCACGGTATTCGGCCAGGCTTTTGTCGAAGAGCGAATCGGTGTTGCGTAGCAGTTGTTGCTCAAATTCAAACGAGCGGTTGCGGCTGTATGTTTGTCCGTTCACCGTAACACGCCGCAACGGCAAAAACCAGTCGTTTACCGCAATGCTCACCGACATCGGATTGAGCAGATCAGCGCCCATTGTTTTGAGGTATTGCGGATTACTGCACTGTACATCCTCATCGAGCTGCTGTCTGAGCCAGATTTCGCGCATGTAGGCAGCCCCCAGCATACCGCCCGATGAACCACAGATGAGCGCCGTGCGTTGCATCAGTTGTCCGTTGCACACACTGTCTAAATGCTGCATGGTACGCAATGTCCATAAGGCCGATCGTAATCCGCCGCCGCTGCAGTTAAACAACACCAGCTTGGGTTTATGCAGCGAATCGCCTGGTTGCCGTGCCTTCCAGTTTTCCAGCACTTGAATCATGGCCAGCGAATCACTGTGCCGGTTTGCTGCATGTTCGTCCATCGCCATCAATCTTTCCATTGAATACGGTGCAGCCTCCACGGTGTAATTCATCCCAAACGCCCGTGTGCGGTTGTCGAACACTTCAAACTGATGCAGCCAGTTAAACAACAACAGCAAAGCCACCATTACCGTATTCGACCAGCCCCTGAACCACGTGTAAAGTACGCCGGTGAACATAAGGTAAAGTGTAAACAGCAAAAAAATACATGCCCCCGATGGAATCATCATCCACTGCACATCGCGAAACAAACCCATTACGAGCAGTGTAAGCAACACCACCATTTCAAAAAGCACAGCACGGCTGTGGTTGTGCCTGAATACGCGGTTGAGCAATTCCTTGTCGTAATGCTCGTAAGGCCGGGCTCTGCGAATTCGCCAGGGCAAGGCCATGTAAGTTTCCACATGCCAGTCGCGACGTTCGCGGCCGGGTGTAATTTTTTTCCACTTCAGGGCTTTGCTTATCGGATCACGACTCAGAATTACGCGATTGATACGGGGCGATGGTTTGCCGAGTGTGGATTTGTCGTAAAGTTGTTCGAGGTGACGGTTGGTGAGAAAAAAGTAGTATGCTGCACCAGCAATAAACAGCAAATTTCCACACAAATATCCGCACACATTCATCCACAACTGAAAGCTGGAGATCGGTTCATCGGTCAGGAAATTAATGATTCGCGTAATGTACACTACCTGAAACAGCAGCGGAATCATAAAATTATTGATGCAGAATTTCAGGAACGGATGAGCAGTAGTAGCAAGAAACGGAAAGCGGTAAGAATTATGTATGTAACACGAAATCTGATAGGCCATGATAAAACCACCGCAGGCAAACCCGATAATGGCATACGATACAAAGTTTACTTCACCACGATATTCCGGATCGAGAAAGAGCAGGGGGATACCGAAATTAGCCGCAAATTTTCCGGTTACAAAGCCAAACATGATAAGCCAGAAGAGTACCGGCACAGGGTTCTTCTTTAGCTGAACAAGCAGCAGCTGAATGGGGAAGAAGTAATAAAACCGGGCCAGCCAGGGCGCCCGGTTCAGCAGTTTCCTGAATCGGCCCATAACATAGGTATAAGCCGGGGCTGCGATTCCGGCATTTATTCTATATACGCAAAACAGCCGTGCTTTGTTGTAAGCATGGCTGCGAATTACTTAGCCGATTTTTTCATTCACCACGGCCAGCACATCGGCTTCATCGGCAAGGGCTTTATCCTGTATGGCTTTGCCGCGGGCAATGAGTTCGGCGGCTGCTGTTTTGTCGCTGAGTCCGGCGGCATTAATTTTCACATTCAGGTAAGCGCCCATCACTGCCGAGCGTAAGGCGAGTGCGCCCACGCCTGCATCGGAAACCGAATTCGGGTTGCCGTTTGCAGCCATGTGATGCACCAGTTCAAATCCGGCTGCCGCCACCTCCATTACACGCAGCGGAACCTGAGTAGCATACAGTGTGGCGGCCTGAATGGCGGCTGTGCGCGCTGCTTTCTCCTCGTCGGTGCCTTTGGGTAAACCAAATGCATCCATAATCCGATTGAATGCGCGCGTATCTTCATCTACCAGTTTAATAAGCTCCTTCTGCAGCTCCTGTCCTTTCTCAGCCACATTGGAAAACTCTTCCCAGCGGTCGTCCCAGCCGCGTTTGTGCGACGAGAGGTTGGCCACCATTGTGCCCAGTGCCACGCCCAGCGCGCCCATGTAGGCCGAAATGGAACCACCGCCCGGCGCAGGACTTTCACTGGCTGTTTCATCGGCAAATGCATCGAGGCGCATGCTCACTAATTTGCTGTCGGCCGCATCGCGCAGCAAATATTCAATAATGCGCTCCTCCGGCTTAAACGGCCCGAGCTCATCAAGCCCCAGCGATTTCACCGCAATTTTTATCAGCTCCGCTTCCGACACACCGGTTGAACGTTGCTGCTTGCGCAGGAAATAACGCCCCGCATCAAGCAGCGCCTGAAGCGGAATTAGTCCCACCAGTTCTGAACCCGTTACACGCAGCCCGCGCGCCTCCGCACGGCGGCATACTTCGTCAAATGCAATGTGCACCGGCGTAACCGAAATATTGGTCAGGTTCATCGAAATCTGCGCTACGCCGTATTCCTCAATATACCAGCCAATAGCTTTTACCGATTTCAGTGAGCCGGGAATCACTATCGGATTACCATCGGTATCTTTCACCACATTGCCTTTTGCGTCTTTCTGCGTACGTCCTGCCTCGCGCACGTCAAACGCAATGGCATTGGCGCGGCGCGTAGAAGTAGTATTGAGGTTGATGTTGTAAGCCACCAGAAAATCGCGCGCGCCGATTACGGTTGCGCCGCGTCTGGCATCAAATTCTCCCGGACCGAAATCGGGTTTCCATTCGGGCAGTTTTATCTTTTTGAAAAAGCCTTCGTATTCGCCGGCACGGATTACCGAGAGATTACTGCGGTTTTTATTGGCCTGCGCAGCTTCGTAGAGATACACCGGAATGCCGAGTTCATTGCCCACACGTTCGCCAAGCGTTTGTGCCCAGCGTGCGGTTTCTTCCATCGAAATACCTGAAACCGGAATCAGCGGACATACATCGGTAGCACCCATGCGCGGGTGTTCGCCTTTGTGTTTGCTCATGTCAATCAGTTCGCCCGCTTTGCGTATGGCCTGAAATGCGGCCTCGGTAACGGCTGCCGGTTCACCCACAAACGTTACTACCGTGCGGTTGGTGGCTTTGCCCGGATCTACATTGAGAAGTTTAACGCCTTCTACGGCCTCAATACAGTCGGTAATTTGTTTGATGATATTCAGATCGCGGCCTTCGCTGAAATTGGGCACACATTCGATGAGCTGTTTCATAGTTGCGAAACTACCAAAAAAATACAGAGCTACTTACGCTTATCCGGCTTACTTTTGCACGCATGAAACGGCAAATTTGGTTTTGGTTACTTTCGCTTTTACCCGGAATTATTTTCGCACAGTCGCCCCGTCAATACGATGAGCAGTTTCACGCCTGGTATGTCATCATGGGCAATCACCGCCTCACTTCAAAATGGGGCTTGCATACCGAGGTGCAACTTCGGCGTGCAGGTATCATCACTCCTGCACAGCAGCATCTTTTCCGTGCGGGTGTCGATTATCGTTTGCACAATAATCTCATACTCACTGCCGGTTACTGCTATGTGTACACGGATAGTTATGGTAAACAACCCGCTCCGCTTCCGTTCAACGAACATCGTGGCTGGCAGCAGGTGTTGCTTACACACGCCATAGGCCGTGCACGTGTTCAGCACCGCTACCGGTTAGAAAACCGCTGGCTCGAGCGTTATAATTCAACGTCTCAGCGGAATGAAGTGGTATATGTAAATCGTTTCCGTTACCGCTTGCAGCTCACGTTACCCATAAATAAACCCGATATGGTGCCCGGTGCGTTTTTTGCAACGGTAAACGATGAGTTGTGGGTGAATTTCGGTAAACAGATTCGTTACAATGTATTCGATCAGAACCGGGCTTATGCAGGTTTCGGCTATCAGCTCAATCCATCATGCAATGTACAGCTGGGTTATCTCAACCAGTTAATTTTTAAAAGCGACGGTGTGAGGGTGGAAAATAATCACACCCTGCAAGTGGCATTTTTCTGTAATCTCGATTTCAGAAAGAAGGATGAAGCACAGCCTTGATAAAATCGGTAATTAAATAAGTAATCAGCTTACCGGTTTTATTGTCCATTTTACGATGTGCCAGCACCGGAGCAGCTTCGGCCAGATGAAGGTAAAGCGGCATGGTGTTTTTTGCACAGCGGTACACAAACAAACGTGCGTCGTTTGCGCTGATACCGCTCGGGGTACGTGCACTGCTGGGCATGTTTTCCACACTGTCTAAATCCACTTCAATGCCGGTGTATGTTTTTCCGGTAAATGTGCAGGCCTGATTTACGGCTTCGGAAAAACTTATTTTCTGGCGAATAAAGATATTCTCGAAAAGTGTGTAGTGGAAATGCTGCGGGTAATGATGCATTTCATGCCGTATGGCCTGTGCGTTGTAGTTTTCGTGCAGGCCGGTAATGCTGTACCGGCTCAGATAGCCTTCCTGCCACGCATAGCGGAAGCCGTTGCCGCTGTGCCGTCCTTCAGGTGCGCGAAAATCGCTGTGCGCATCGCAGTTAAGTATGCTCAGCTGGAATGCCGGCTGATGCGCACGCAAGGCTTCCACCGTGCCGCGTATATTGCCATAGGCATTGTTGTGGCCGCCGCCAATTACAATGGGAATTTTGCCGGCCGAAACAACGGTGCGTATCACTTCAGTAACACGCGCATCAAGCTGCGAAGTAAGTTCACGCGCAATGCTCACTCCGTCGTTGCTGCTGAAGTCAAGCTGATCGGCCTGTCTCATCAGGTCATCAACCACTACATTACCGGCTACCAGCATTTCGGCGCCGGTAAGCAAGTCGGTGCTTTGCACGTTGAGCAATGCAGCAAGTGCAGGCTCCCAGGCACTCCACGCGCCGCCGCGGCCATAATTTGCGCGTATGCCAATGTCTTCAGGAATGCCCACCAGCACAAAGCGGGCATTGCTGTTTTGCAGATAAGCCACAGGCTGCATACCGGGCGGGAAAGTCTGCACGCGTTCGCCAAGTTTTACTTCACCGCTGCGGCGGCGCGTGCGCGTGGCAATATCGGCGGCGGTGAGGAGGTTGAGGTGGTTCATTGTGTAGTGAGTGATTTCAGCTTTTCAATGAAGTAGCCTGCGCTTTTGCAGTTTGTATGTGAAGCCGCTCGTTCAACAGAAAAGCCCGATTGAAGCATTAAGCGTGTTAGTATAATCTTGTCACTAACACCTCGCCCGCTTTGAGAAAGCCTGAGCTTCTTAATTTCATCAATCGGCCTGATAAATGCTTCAGGATATTCGCATTCGAATGTCGTACTATTCAAAAACTTTCGCATCGCAACTGTATCTGCCAGAAACCATGCTTCAAGTTGTGAAACAGATACAATTACCAATTCATCTTTTCCGGGTAATATCCGATTCTTAACCGTGGTGATGCAAGGTTCATGATCTTTATCGGTAAGTATAATAATGATAGAAGCACCCTTATCCTTTAGAATATTAACTGCTTCTGCCCGACGATGCGGCAATTGATTACAGTTACCAGTTGCATCAATAACTGATGTAACAAAGTGAAGCTGGTTTTTTTTGAGAAAATCTCGGAATGATTCGGATTCTAAAATCAACCGCTCACTGGCTCCTTCGGCAATAAATCCGACCACTACCACGGAATACCTCCTCCGAGTGTATTGGTAAGTAATGCCTCATCCATGTGCATGCCATGCAAATTCAAGCCTTTAATTTGGCGCACAGAAGTAACCCCGTTTTTCTTATCTACGAGAATAACTTCTTCTGTGGTAAGACTTCTGATTAATGACTGAGAATGTGTATTAAGCCAGATCGTATGACCGTATTCTGTACAGGCAAACCTGAAGAAATCCACAAGTTTATTTACAACTTTCGGATTTAGTCCATTTTCAGGTTCTTCAATACATAAAAACTGCGGCGAGTAACTTTGATAAACAGCCGTTAATAATGTAATTATATTATAAGTGCCATCAGAAATCAGATTGCGGGTAAATGGTTTACTTGTACCAGTTTCGTAAACTAATAAAGAATCCTTGCCACTTAATTCTGAAGAGTGGATTTCAATATTCTCAAAACCAGGGATGAACAAGGAAAGCCACTCAAGAATTTCTTGCTTTTTATTTGTATCCCGCAAAAGGCGTTTTAATACTTGCTCAAGATTATTGCAGGATGTATTTAAACGAAGCCCGTCATGAATGTTAAAGCGATCTTTACCACCAATGAAAATCCGGCTGCCGTTATCAATGTATTTTTCCTGGAGGAAATAAGTCCGGTCCTCATTTCCTTCTTTAACACCAGAAAAATTATTTCGCTTCCATTGATTATTTTTAATTGTCATTTTGGGCATATAGCCATAGCCAAGATCAAGCATTACATCTGTGCTCGAAAAATATCCTCGTTCTAGATTTCGGGGAAAAATATCATCAATATTGCCAAAGGTTCTGATAATATCACTGCCACTATTCCTTTCATGAAGAATAAGAAACTCTACAGCTTCGAAAATAGAGGACTTACCTGATGCGTTTGCACCAATAAATACGCTGAAATCATTCGGATCTGTAATAGATAGTTGCCGAATTGATTTAAAATTATCAATATATAATCCTCTTACTTCCACCCCACAAATATACAACCCCCTCCCCCCCTTTTTTACCTCCCCCCCAACTTTTTCCCAAAATTCCACACCTCCTTCACCAGATTACTGCCAAATGCATAGGGCAGATAATTAACCGATGGCATGGGTGAGGTGATGAAGAAACTGGCGGCCTTACCGGGCGTAATGCTGCCGTGTGTGGCGCTGAGATCCATAGCCGCGGCAGCATTGAGTGTGGCGGCATTGATGGCCTCATTGGGCGTCATGCGGTGTGTGATGCAGAGCATGCTTACCATCTGACTCATGTTTCCGGTGGGCGAACTGCCGGGATTATAATCAGTAGCTACGGCCACGGGCAGGCCGGCATCAATCATTTGCCGGGCAGGCGGCCAGGGCAGGCCCAGAAAAAATGCTGCGCCGGGCAGCAGCGTGGGCATGGTGTTGCTTTGCAGCAGTGCCGCAATTTCTTCTTCGCCCACATATTCAAGATGGTCCACACTTACTGCGCCTACTTTTACACCCGCCTGCACACCGCCCGATGCGCTGAGCTGGTTGGCATGCACTTTGGGCTTGAGACCATACTTCAGGCCGGTTTCAAGAATGTGAATTGTTTCTTCGGGCGTAAAATAGTTGCGTTCGCAGAATACATCACAGTAATCGGCCAGCTTTTCGGCAGCCACGGCAGGAATGAGTTCGTCGGTAATAAGGCGGATGTAACCCTGCTTATCATTTTTGTAGGCAGCCGGCACAGCATGTGCGCCCAGCAATGTAGCCTTAACACTTATGTCCACTGCACTGCGCAGGCGATTGATCACACGCAGCATTTTCAGCTCGCTTTCGAGGCTTAGTCCGTAGCCACTTTTTATTTCAATGGCGCCCGTACCCAGTTTCATCACCTCGGTAAGCCGCTGCATGGCTGCCTCAAAAAGCTCATCTTCTGAAGCGT
This genomic window from Bacteroidota bacterium contains:
- a CDS encoding TonB-dependent receptor; the protein is MYRLLFLFSFALLLGSSVHAQRGTGTVRGVVRDSIFNAPPNGKGVVDGAVVTLMRQRDSSLVTFTMTDTAGSFLLKGVGPGNYRVLVTHTAYRSYSRKFTVTADTPNVVLKPIYVNHRSVLLSEVVVEEEAPPVTLKGDTLEFNASSYRTAPNATAEDLMKKMPGVKVNSDGTYTVNGQKVTKILVDGKEFFSDDPALAGRNIQADAVKKVQVFQRASDTEAATGVKDGSSETTINLTLKDDKKNGSFGTATLGAGTDERYRTAVSYNRFNGSRRLSLLANANNINERAFSFQDVMNMSGGFAQGGGMFRMLGEDGGNGTGNGINTAWAGGVNYTDDWGKNITVSTNYFFTKRQRELISTSEQNYALPDSVFNRFSNSQLNNYTDNHRFNINTEFRIDSLTKLRMRTGLVYTNSRSNNFSGFNTTSAAGALINYGGNNNFSGRDAFAFNNELFFTRRMLRAGRNFSINWKVNQRYSDIFSEPENSTAFFTESGTLTRTQRQRNLQDDVRSEQTLNVSWTEPVGKFSKLVISADANTRTLKNDRNVYKVDSLNSTVLEFQPTLSNDFEYTFRYASAGLRYNFEKKKKSITVGAAVRQSQLIGRSLDQPGNSSGVFTNVLPFFRYNYDFSKVRKLWIVYSSDLTPPDISSLNPVVDVSDPLNISSGNALLRPEELHNLFIQYMAPDPTGNFTFVVSSNFSRSLHAIVNSVSLDTLGRRFSMPVNGKPRDNGYVMMFIEGKVEKLKSSVNFTLTPTYGQTWSVINAANNRNTSLSNEAILGWRFLPSDSFELGARASLIVSDGRYTLTPQNNNRFITQTYTASLLWQTKWGFVLESAFDYTIATNQNTGIQTRFPLWNSSVSYMFLKGKKGQMKLNVFDMLNTNTGIEQNVEDTFVEIQRYTTLRRYVMLSFTYKIGKAPETMDGPRGGRRMMMMHR
- a CDS encoding GLPGLI family protein — encoded protein: MKILPLFMLAGSALCAQITEGTISYTRTVKVKFQAPPQFQPPGGGGEHVITQKLELLFSGKQTLLRNVQESTNTNDSGEDGLVVHVIGASDNTEVFTDYEKRKKSSLRELGKNVYIVNDTLTPESWTLSPETKTILGYTCRKATTQHVRWTKQMQFINEEMKLDSVLDTIPIVAWYAEGFALSAGPEASGELKGMILEYDVDNGRIHTVATGFSKTVKTKEIKTPKGKQVTAAEFKLLEVDFRRKMMQNRDIMMPPPRN
- a CDS encoding HAMP domain-containing histidine kinase; this translates as MMFVLLKSKSKMRLLMLLAILMIAGFQVVWLFESYQRENRLLRNELSAMFRETALGDLFPDMLKADSLAGNRLYTNLGDNAQMMVFLNKDSQLLSDSPVRSIPPGIERRIHIVSGREQLMNNFVSPDKLLADFTKQLEEEGYSFQVKILPAMPFDKKLKSVADTIYTHTVPVCLSENLKNPIPDGFYNAAITGFKTHLLKRIWPQFALSFLLIFVTVLAFYVLWRNMNTQQQLLRQKDQLVSNITHELKTPVATVSVALEAIQRFDSAASPERTREYLAIARQQLQRLNLLIDKVLRLSMFEGGKIELSFSTVSLNELAEEVVQPLKLQFESAGGVLLWEPENEPLTIYADKQHITSLLFNLLDNALKYGGTPPETVLRIYSETDFAVMEVSDNGSGIDESYRQKIFEPFFRIPGRGSSHNVKGHGLGLSYVAEIVRLHHGSVEVKNHGKGAVFSVKLPLNNG
- a CDS encoding response regulator transcription factor encodes the protein MAEAVKLLYVEDEPFLARIVKESLEGRGYEVVHTPDGAKVLTLLEQSLPDVCVLDVMLPNVDGFEISREIKTRYPQLPVLFVTAKTEAGDAIEGLRTGAFDYIRKPFSMEELIVRIENVLRITRALPQQTTEVMLGDYLLNTHHQLLTYKTDQPLKLSHRECELLRLLWQNRNGIADRRLILRALWNDDSYFNSRNLDVYITRLRNYLRSDARVEIITVKGQGYRFVLPEN